Part of the Triticum urartu cultivar G1812 chromosome 2, Tu2.1, whole genome shotgun sequence genome, CAAATAATTGACCAACAATGCAACATCATCTCTGTGCATATCATTTATTTTCAATTTAATGATGAATAGGCAGTATTCATTCAGTTTCTCGCGGGAAAAGCCATAACATCATTATATTTGTTTTTGGAAAGACCAACTTAACACAGGTAAATGTGCTAACACAGCAAACTGAAAGCAGCATCTCAACACCTGATGGCAAATCTGTAGACTGGCTATTTAAAAAAAATGTAGACTGGAACTCTGTACCGCATTTGCATATGGATTCAGAGAAATTGTTCACAATGCACAGATCTTGGCAACATTATTGCTTGCAGTGAAAAACATGTTTAAACAAGAAATGATGTCTTCTAGAATGATTTGGCATTCGAGCATGCAAGAGTTCCAACAAAATTATCAAACTGTAACCTACtggaaaaataataataataataatagagGGGTTGATTTGCAGTCACCCATGGGCGTAGTAACCATATGCCTAAAATTCAGTTTTCATGCACTGCAAATAATACCAGAGGTTCAGAGTTTACATAGGATAAGCTCGACAGTGACTACTGCATATTTAGGGCCCAGAATATTAATAGCTTGATAGGTGATAACAGAAGTTTAAATCTCATTAGGTTCTTCAGTGCGTGTTGTCGTTCCTTGATTGTCTTCAGTTGATCCATTTCCAGTGTTGTGTTGTTGCTCTGACTCATCCGCAACAGTTTCTAGGCAGTCTGATGTTACAAAAACAGGAAGACCACACTCCAACATTTTGTCTGGGATCCAAGTTGTTGTGTTGCATTCAAATGGCGTGATATTTCTGTAACCCTGTGAGATCTTATATTCATCAAATTTTCCACTCCAGATACTACCTAGGTAGGCCAGGCTGTAGTATGGAGACATGTATGTAGCAGTGCTAACCCCAATCTGACAACAGACGGCGATGACATGAGTGCAGGGCCTGTGAAGCAGCTGTGGTTTGTTGCATGAACAGGTGGCACTTTCTTGTATTGTGGATTCGCCAAACTTACTTATGCTTTCCGATTTCAGGTGAACAACCTCATTCTTCTGCCTCGATTGAACTGTAAAATTCCGAAACTGTTTCTCCTGGAAAACATTTCTGTTTTTGGTGTCTAGGCAAATCACGCGATGCATCTTGGATTTCTCCATTTTTGAATTCATGTCATCCTGGACCCGTTCAGGAAAGTTCATTGATGGGTTGCCAATTGCTTCATTTGCTGCAGCACTTGTGTTTTTGAAGTGCTCTACCAAGCGCAGAAATGTCACCTCCACTATCGCACTGAGCGGAAGGCATGTTATCCCTTTCAATACAGGGTCATTCTTGTATATATTTGATATATCAGCGCCCATGATGCCGTACCTAGCTCCCTTTGTGTCATGCACCAGTGACCGCTTCTCCATTGGTTTCAGACGGATCCAGTCAGAAAACTTTGTTACCTTTCCTTCGTTTTCATTGGCATGATCTCCTTCCTCCTCAGAGTCCACTGAATCAGGTCGGTTGCATGGGCTTTGTGCCTCCAGGTCTGCCTCATCATGCTGGACTAACTCTTGCTGCATTTCCTCACTAGGACCACCTTCTCTCTCTGATGTATATTTTGTTGTCAACTCGTCGAGCTCCTTCCAGATTTTAACAAACTTATTTAGTCGCCTCTGCTGACAAAGTTTCTTGAACATCAACACCAGGTTCTTgtcaccaaaatatgcaaagaaGTCTTCGGCAAGGTGTTCCATGCACCACCGGCTTTCTACTTTCCGCCATTGTTGTTGGTCGGAACTTAGAAAGTCCTCTATAGCATCGATCAACTCTCTTTTGTAGTCATGTATAATGCAAACATCCGATGGATGCCTCACTGCTTGCTCCAAATTCCTAAGAAACCACATCCAGCTTTCCTCGGTCTCCCCCTCAACGACGGCACATGCTACTGGAATGGAGTAACCATTAGCATCTAATGCTATAGCAGTCAGCAACACCTCTTGGTATTTCCCGCATAGTGGTGTGCCTTTAATGCATAGCACAGGGCGACAATGATTGAAGGCCTGCACACACTGCCCAAAAGCCCAAAATATACGGTGGAGGACTCGAAAGTTGCTACATCCTGCAACCTCTGCATCCTTGATGTCTACAAAACCCCAAGGGGTTTTACATGTTATGTCCTTAAGTAACCTTGGGGCAAAGTTGTGTGAATCGTAAAATATACCAAACTCCCGCTCCAGAGCCTTCTGTCTGGCCCTCCACGCCTCAGGGGGGTTCATCTGCTCGCCATAGTGTTCTGCGAGATAAGCTATAATTTCCTTAGGTGTCATTGACAGGTCTTCCACTAGGCGGAGGAAACGGAAGTTAGAAGTTGTCAGGCATTTCGTCCCAGGAAACACAACCCTTGCCAGCTGAGAGTAATCATCGTGCACGGCTTTGAGCAAAATACCATAGTGCTTGATCTCAGAGCATTCTGCATACAACATGAACTTTTGTGTCGCATTCCTTTTCCGCTTTAACTTATTGGCAAAGGCACTCCAGCACTTGTCAGTTTGAAAATAGCGTGTGTCCCACGGGCAGTACTCCATATACCAGCCAGGTTCGAAGTCGTCGAACAAGTCAGTTTTCCGTTGTTTGATGAACCCCTTAATAGAGAGAGCTTGTGTTTCTGGATGGAGCCGGAACAGCTTAAAGATCCAGAGTTGCAGATCTACCAACGACATGGACTGCGGCTGCAGTGGTAGTTGGCCGATAACGTGTGCACAATCTTTTACTCCAGGAGAAATGTATGAAGAATCAACTAAATCATCGCCTTGCACGCCATAAAACTCTTTGGTTCGTCCATAGTATACAGGGATCTGAATGGGTTCTTGAGCCTACACCAAACAATGGCAGCACATAGATGGAACAAATTCAGTTTAGGCGAAtcaaacaagcaagcaagattATTGCGGCGGCAGGTTATAAATGACTTATTTGGCACAGTACAGTACAGTGCGGTACAGTACAAACCTGCTGCTTCCGAGGCTTCCTCGCCGTGGCTGCCGGGGCCTTCCGCTTCCTCGCTCCGGCGGCGGCACCCTGCGAGCTCAGAAGTCAGAACACACAAACTTCAACAAAAGGAGCGGCGGGGAATGGATCGAGTGGCACGCCGAGGCGGAGTGCGGCGAGGAGAAGGTACCGGGTTGGAGGCGGGGGCGTCGGCGCCGGTATGGGAGGCGGAAGAGTCGGAGGCGTAGGCGTAGGGTTCCTCCGCCGTCTCCATGGACGGCTTCGAGTATCGGCGGCGGTTTCGAGCTTGGCAGTGGAAAGATTGGGAGGAGCTCTTTTTTTTTCAGAACGGAAGAGCTTTCCCTCCGTTTTCTGGCGGAGAGCAAGGGCCAGGCCTTGTTCAGCATGGGCCGCTGGCTCTAGCTTTCTTTTGCTTGGGCTCTGGGCTTTGCATTTCTTGAAGGCCCCCGTGCAGCACGCCAACGTTTTGCTGTCGTGTTATCCGGGACTGAGCTGGTGTTCAGATTCGGGAAAACGAAGTACAGAAAATGGAGAAGCTTCAACGCATACATTCCCCACGCAGGAATGACGCAATATTACCTGGTTCTAATGAATCAGCAGCATTTCTGCCAATTTCTCTGGAAAAAAAAAGAGTCAATTACATCACAGGTGTCTAAACTTGACAAGAAATTTTACTTTTGGTGCTGAAACTTGTGGTGTACAGATATGTGGTGACAGAACTTGGCTTCGTGGTGCATATACGGTCCGAATCATGTTTGCATACGTACTGAGCGCTGACGAGGCGCGGGACCCTTTGTCAATGTCTGGAAGGCGCGGTAGAGGCATGTGGCCTGTCTATTTGCGGCGAGGCGCGGGACCCTTTGTCAATGTCTGGAAGGCGCGGGTAGAGGCATGTGGCCTGTCTATTTGCGGCGAACCCCCTGGAAGTTTTATTTTTGACACGAAAAAGAACATGCGGCCGCATATTCCCCTCAGTTATCTCAACATCCTACTGGTAACATGCGCAGGGCTTGCACTAACAGATCTTTGGTTCGAATCCCGGTCGTCCCCCAATTGTTTGTGTATGCAGTTTTGGCAATAAAAAATCAGTTTCCTCACTATAAAATCAGAGAACAGCATAGGCATCAGTTTGTTCTGGAGATGTTATATACAGTTTTTGATAGCAAAATTTCAGTCAGTACAAATTCAGAAAATGCAATTTGTGTATGCAGTTTTTGACAGCAAAAAATCAGTTTTACTCAGTACAATTTCAGAGAAAGCATAAGCATAATTTTTTTCTGGAGATTGCACATACAGTTTTTGATAGCAAAACTTCAGAAAATGCATTTTTGTCAGTAACACAGGAAACAAAAAACATAAAAAAAATTGCTCACTATAAATTCAAGGCTAACAGCATCACACTTCATTTAGTGTGACACAGGAAACATCACACTTCATCTCTCTCATGCTATCATGGCAAGGCTATCAGCATCACACTTCATTTAGTGTGACACCGGAAACATCACACTTCATCTCTCTCATGCTATCATGGCAAGGCTATCAGCATCACACTTCATCTCTCTCATTCCTTCACTTAGTGTCCTTCCAGGCTGACACCAGTATACATCATGCTGCCCTATCTCTCTATCATAGCCTAGCTGCTTCACAAAGTCTTCAATCCACAGTATAGACCAAGTGTCACAATCACAATGATCAATCCAATCAACTTCATAGTCAATGTAGCTGTTGTTGTTGCCAATTCCACAGAAGAATCCTTTGTGATGAATTTCTATTGTGAAATGCCCATCAAAATCATCTACAATTCAGAGAATGCAAAAACATTCAGTTCACTGAGAAAATCTTCAGTTAACACTGCTTTAAATTGATAAGATTTTCACTTGGAAGTGCCAAATAGTAACAGCAAGCAAACATGTTCATTTAAGTAACAGCAAGCAAACTGCTGTACCCACATCCTACTATGGGAGTACGCATTGTTTACTACTGGATCTTCAATTAGTAAACATGTTAACTGAAGATCCACTAGTAAACATGTTCATTTAAGTGTCACAAATTTCCTAACTTTCAAAAATGAACTGCTGTACCCACAACCACTGTCAAAATATTCAGTTAGCTACTGTCGAAAAACTCAGTTAGCTACTGTTGAAAAATTCAGAAATTCAGTTAGCTACTGTCGAAGCATTCAGTTAAGTATAGTTCATGAAAATTACAAACTTCTGTACCCACATCCAATGTTTTCACAGGAGAAAACATGTTCTAACAATCTTCTACAACGGGTGGCTAATTTCTGAGGCATATCTCAATATTCACGTTCACAAAACAGAGCCCTTTTTAACCCAGGAGAAACCATGTACAGAACCTGCACTATGGATGGATGTGAAGGGGGTCTGCTCGCGCCTTCCAGCTACTGACAAAGGGTCCCGCGCCTCGCTGGCGCGCCTCGTCAGTGCTAAGTACGTATGCAAACACGATTCTGACCGTATATGCACCACGAAGCCAAGTTCTGTCATCACATATCTGTACGCCACTAGTTTCAGCACCAAAGTGAATTTTCTTGCCAAGTTTAGACACCTGTGGTGTAATTGACTCATAAAAAAGCAGCAATAACATGAGGAGAAAATGACTCTATTTAAGAGGTATGAAAATAAGGGATTGGACTTGGATTCAGAGAAATTGTTCAGCATGCTCATTTCTTTGCATCACCCTTGCTTGCAGagaggaacatatctaaacaagGTATGATGGGCAATTGAGCACGACAAAATCATCGAACTGTAACCAACTACAGTAGAAAAGAAATAAGAAACGAGTTATTTTGCAGTCTCCCATGGGCATAGTGACCACTAGAGATTCAGGGTTACATATGACAAACTTGATAGCAAACTCGATAGTCGCTTTCCACACAAAAATTCCACTCCAGGTCCCTTGGGTTACTGGGTAACTTTAACATGGTGGAATTTGTAATATTCAAATGGACATGAAAATTTCTTAGGGGGGCTGGATATGCAAGACTGCTATTGCACATAATTCGAATGAAAAGCTAACATGATCTGAGAAAAGCCAAACCTATTTGTCAAATAGCTGCAATATGATGCAACCTTTTTCACATACTTGAGAATTAGATTACATTATCTCAAACCAAAAAAAATCTTCTAACCAAGAACTGTTCCAAACATGGTTATGTGCTTTACCACTCAAACGAAGTATTGTGAAATAAGAGATGAATCCATTGCATCCGTGCTTCAGCACACACTTTTCCGACTAGAGCAGTAGAATGTTTTAATAAGTCATAGATGCATACAACAATCATATACACAGAAAGTTACTCGAATGCTCTGCACAAATTCAGGCCAACAACATTTTATTCATATCTGAAATCGATTACAGTGCGACTTGATAGTCGATACATTGAGGACTTGCTTAGCTCAAAGCTTCACC contains:
- the LOC125541120 gene encoding uncharacterized protein LOC125541120, whose product is METAEEPYAYASDSSASHTGADAPASNPGAAAGARKRKAPAATARKPRKQQAQEPIQIPVYYGRTKEFYGVQGDDLVDSSYISPGVKDCAHVIGQLPLQPQSMSLVDLQLWIFKLFRLHPETQALSIKGFIKQRKTDLFDDFEPGWYMEYCPWDTRYFQTDKCWSAFANKLKRKRNATQKFMLYAECSEIKHYGILLKAVHDDYSQLARVVFPGTKCLTTSNFRFLRLVEDLSMTPKEIIAYLAEHYGEQMNPPEAWRARQKALEREFGIFYDSHNFAPRLLKDITCKTPWGFVDIKDAEVAGCSNFRVLHRIFWAFGQCVQAFNHCRPVLCIKGTPLCGKYQEVLLTAIALDANGYSIPVACAVVEGETEESWMWFLRNLEQAVRHPSDVCIIHDYKRELIDAIEDFLSSDQQQWRKVESRWCMEHLAEDFFAYFGDKNLVLMFKKLCQQRRLNKFVKIWKELDELTTKYTSEREGGPSEEMQQELVQHDEADLEAQSPCNRPDSVDSEEEGDHANENEGKVTKFSDWIRLKPMEKRSLVHDTKGARYGIMGADISNIYKNDPVLKGITCLPLSAIVEVTFLRLVEHFKNTSAAANEAIGNPSMNFPERVQDDMNSKMEKSKMHRVICLDTKNRNVFQEKQFRNFTVQSRQKNEVVHLKSESISKFGESTIQESATCSCNKPQLLHRPCTHVIAVCCQIGVSTATYMSPYYSLAYLGSIWSGKFDEYKISQGYRNITPFECNTTTWIPDKMLECGLPVFVTSDCLETVADESEQQHNTGNGSTEDNQGTTTRTEEPNEI